From the Melioribacteraceae bacterium 4301-Me genome, the window TCTTTATCAATTAAACCAAGTCGAGCGCCAATCCTAACAAAATCTATGTGATATTTAGTATGCCAGTCTTTATTTACAAAAAATATCTCATTTCGTTTTAATAAATAATTATAATTCTCAAAAACAGTATCATCAATACAAAAGCTGCTTTTAACGTTATTCAAATAATTTTTTACAGATGGGTCGTTTAAATTTCTTAGGGATAGTTTATTTAAAACTAAGTTGTCATTTACTTCAGAATATATCTCTCCAATCTTTCTAAGTTTAGCAATAAAAAATCCCTCTGAATTTACTTCCCACGGCAAAATTCTTCTCGCATTAGCCAAGGAAGGATTTAACTTTTCATTACCATATATTGTGAATGCCTGATGGGATGGTAAAGGCAAATTAATTTCTTCAACTTCTAATGGATAATTGTTAATAAGTTTATTAACAACTAATTCATTCTCTTCAAGACTAAGTGTGCATGTGGAATAAACAATTTCACCGCCAACTTTACACATTTTTGCTGCACTGAGCAAAAGTCGATATTGAAGATTAGAAAATTGAGGGATTTTATTTTCATTCCACCAATTATTTACTTCACCTTTTTTTTGAAGGATTCCTAATGCACTGCATGGCGCATCAACCAAAATTTTATCGAAATAATTATCAAAGATTTTACTTAATGCTTCTCCTTTTTCATTAATTACACCAACATTTAATAGATTCAATTTCTCGATATTAAAGACCAGACTTTTTATTCTATCTATTGAAATTTCATTAGCAATTAAAGTGCCTTCGTTATGCATAATTTCAGCTAACTGGGTAGTTTTTGAACCGGGTGCCGCACATAAGTCTAATACTATATCATTTTTTGAAGGATTTAATACTAATGGTGGAATCATTGATGACAAACTTTGAATGTAATATTTGCCTAATATAAAGTGAAAGGTTTTACCAATAATTTCATTTCCTTTAATAATTTGGTATGCATTAGCAATGTTGTTAACGGGTAGTAGTTGAATGCCATAGTTATTTAGTTGTTCTATTATCTCGTTTTTCTTTTCATTTGAATTGAACAATCTAATGTAATAGTTAGGCGTGGAATAAAAAAAATCTCTGTAATTTTTGAGGTAATTTTCTCCGAAGAATTTTTTTATATACTCAGCAATTTTTTCGCTTAGCTCTATCAATTTAGTAGCGGGAAATATTCAATGAATTAAATATTAAAGCAGATATTCTCTTGAAGCCTTTGGAATTAGGAAAATTCGTTTTGAATTCAATTTCAATTTCCTTTAAGATGTTATCCAAATACTTCTCATAATCTCTAACAATTTGGTAAACGCGTAAATCGGATTTAGGCATAAGCAACTTAGTCGGTCTCGTTCTATTGGCATAAATAACGTATTTAGCTTTATATTGATTATCCGTTGAATAAATAGTTTCACCTGTCTCATCAATAATTTGGTATTTATCAAAAAGCGGCGGTGGAAAAAATAATAATTTACTGGGCAATGATAATTCTTCACACTCATCATTGCCTAGAAAGTCATCCGGAAATTTTTTCAGGTCATTCTTAATCTTTTCTATGTAACTTGCCGCAAAATCCTTTTCGGTCATCTATTATCTATCACTCCATGTTAATTTGCGAGCACAAAAAACAATTTTAAACCAGGGTAAAATGCTAAATATACAAAACAAGAAGAGAAGCGAATTATTAATCTTATTTTCAATTACCAAATGTTATCACAAGATACAGAGCAAATAAACAGAAATTTTAACGAACAGATTTAAAATTCATATCGACCTTTTGTGGTTCTTCAATCCAATCCGCGATAAAAACATTAGTTTCGTGGGAAAATTTTCTATCAGCTCTTCTGTTTGAGCAAAATATTAAGTGTTTCCCGTCGTAAGAAAACATTGGGAAAGCATCAAAAGTTTCAGAATGCGTAATTTGTTCCAATCCTGTTCCATCAACGTTTATCATAAAAATATCAAATATTCTTCCGCCTTTATGCAAGGTATGATGATTTGAACTAAACAAAATTTTTTTACCGTCGGGATGAAAAAAGGGAGCCCAGTTTGCACCCGGAAGATGAGTAACTTGTCTGGCATTTTTACCATCAGCATCTGCCACAAAAATGTTTAATTCTTTGGGTTCAACATAACCCTGTGAAAGGAGTTTTTTATAATTTTCAGCATCTTTTCCTACTGGTCTACTTGCGCGCCAAACAATTTTTTTAGAATCTCTTGAGAAAAAAGCGCCTCCATCATAACCCAAAGTATTAGTTAATCGAAGATATTCTTTAGATTGCAAATCGTAACGCCACAATTCTAAATCGCCTGAACGAGTTGATGTAAAAACAATATACTTTCCATCTGGCGATACTGTAGCTTCCGCATCGTAACCTTTACCGCCAATTAACAAACTCAAATTAGAACCATCTTCGTTAGCAATATAAATATCATAGGAATCCAAGATTGGCCAAACATATCTGCCTTCAGCAAACATTTTTGTTTCGGGGCAATTTTCATTACTTGCATGTGTAGATGAATAAATAATTTTACCATCTTTCAAAAAATAACCGCATGTAGTTCTGCCCTTGCCAGTAGAAACCAGCATATATTTCATCCCATTTTTATATGGGGAACCATCGGCATTCATTTTAAAAATCTGATCACAAGGCTGTGAGTTTATTTGTGACCAATCACTTTGGAAAATTATCTGCTTATCATCAAAACTCCAATAAGCCTCAGCATTGTTTCCACCAAAAGTAAGCTGTCTTATATTTCTTAGATGATACTCACCTGTGTAGCGCAATGAATCCTTTAAAGGTTTGTAGGAATCTTGCTGAGCAAAATTAATTGTCACAAAAACAAATTCTGCCAACAGATAAATTAACGCACTTCTAACCACATTCATTTTTAGATTATTTATGTAAATCAATTTTAAGTTTTTTTGTTTCTTTCCTTAGGACAAAATAAATTCCAGCTGCAATAAAAGGTATGCTAAGCAGTTGACCCATGTTCAACGGTAAATACTGTTCAAATTGAGATTGATTTTCTTTCAAAAATTCAACACAAAATCTGAAACCGAAAACAGTTATTAAAAATAGTCCAAATATTAGTCCTTCTTTTAATTGTCCAAATTTCTTTTTGTAAAAAGAAAACAAAAAAATAAAAATAGATAAGTAAGCCAATGCCTCATAGATTTGTGTTGGATGGCGCGGTATGTCATCAACCGAGGCAAATATAAACGCCCATGGTAAATCGCTGGGTTTTCCGATTATTTCAGAGTTGAAGAGGTTACCAGTGCGAATAAAAAAACCTGCTAATGCAACTGTAATTACAATACGATCAATTGTCCATAAAAACGATTGTGCAGACTTTTTTCTTGAGTATAAATAAATTGCAATTAAAATTCCGATGCCAGCGCCATGACTTGCCAATCCACCTTTCCAAATTTCCAATATTTCTATAGGATTACTTAAATAATAACTTGGGTTGTAAAATAAAACATGACCTAACCTGGCACCTATGACTGTACCAAGTATCATATACCAAATTAGATCATTTAAATCATTTTCATCTTTTCCTTCCTTTTTAAAAATGTAGGCCATTATATAATATCCTACCAAAAAAGAAGTGGCAAACAACAAACCATACCATCTGACTGTAATTGGTCCCCAAGAAAAAATAATTGGACTTACATCCCAATAAATAAAATTAAGCATCATAAAAACTATTCTTAGTTTAAAGTTAATATAGGTTACAAGAAAAAAACGCCCTTTTGTAATTTACTCAATAAGCCGATAACAAATCAAAGATTAATTTCAAAAAATTTATTCTGACAAATACCCTTAAAAAACGGCTGATAGAAGCAAAATGCATTTTTTAGATTTAACCTAATTAAAAATTTATCAGCTGCATTTTTACTAATTTCATAAATTCATTAGAACTGATTAAATATTACCATATTTCTTAGATAAAATTTGTCTATAAGCTCTATTTGTGCACTTTTACGCAATTTGCTGTTCCATTCAAAGATGTTTGACAAACAAATATTCGTATTCACTTTATTTAAATAAAAAAATTATATTTAAATACTAACCATTATGCACATATTCAGCTTTGCAGCAAGAAATTACGTCTGCAAGCAAACTTTAAAAGAAATGATAATTCAATATGTAAGTAAAAGCAGTTTTTTATTAACTTTATAATTGAAACTCAATTATAGTTTAAGTTTGGTATGGAAGACATCCTAAAAGTAATTTATAATTTTAGCAGTCCTGTTGTTTATTCTTTCCTTATTATTGCTACTATATTCTTATTGATATACTACTTCTATAAGTACTTATTAATACCTACCGTTATAAAAGTAAATAAGGAAAAGGAAACACTTGAACTTCAGCATGCCCGCATGATGGCATTATTTGCTGAATTAGATCCCGACCCCTTAATTAGAATAGACAGTAATGGAAAGATTATCCAAACAAATGAAGCTGCAAAAAAAGTATTTGGGGATCTACTCCTTAATGAAAAAAATATTGCTGAGGTTTTACCAATTAATGAAAATCAAATAAAAGAAAGCATAACAAAAAACACCTCAATTATATTAACAGAAAAAATAGCAAATAAACATTACACGGTTTTACTACGTGGTGAACCCAACTTTAACATTGCACAGGTATATTTTAGAGATATTACTGACAGAAAAAAATATGAAGAAATGTTAATTAAAAGTGAAAAAAGATTACGCCAGCTTTCCGAGCGTACAAGTGAACTGATTGAAGAAGAACGGCAAAGAATTGCAAGAGAATTACACGATGGAATTGGGCAAAATTTATCTTTTCTTAGACTAAAAATGCTCAGTCTTGTAGAATCGAAAAATAATCTCAACAATGTAAAATATGTAAATCAACTGATAGAATTACTTGAAAACTCAATCGCAGAACTAAAAGAAATCTCATACAAATTAAAACCAAGAATTATTGAAGAAATGGGCTTAAATCTCGCTATCGAGCACTTGGTAGAAAAAATTACTCGTGAAAGCAATATTAAAGGAAGTTTCAACGTTAGCGGTCTAACTAAAAGACTAGACTATAACTTAGAAATATACATATACAGAATAATTCAAGAAGCGCTGAATAACATAATTAAACATTCTCAGGCAACTGAATTTAACATACAAATTACATTTGAAAAAGGTTTAATAAGAATAATGACCTCAGACAATGGAAAAGGTTTTGACGTTGATAAGGCATTAAACAACAACGGTAAATTAAATGGAATGGGTTTAATTAACATTCAAGAACGAATAAAAAACTACGGTGGTAAATTTAAAATAGATTCCCAATTAGAAAAAGGTACCGTGTTAATAATTGAAATACCATTTAAACAAACTAAAAGATGGAAAACAAAAGTAAAATAGAAATATTAATAGCTGATGATCATAGTTTGTTTAGAAGTGGAATAATTTCTTTGTTAAATGAAGTGAAAGATATACAAGTAATAGGAGAAGCATCTAACGGTAAAGAATTAATTCAAAAATATTTTCTTTTAAGGCCCGACGTAATACTTATTGACATCTCAATGCCAGAAATTTCTGGAATTGACGCTTTTAAACAAATTAAAAAAAGAGATAAGAACGTTAAAGCGTTATTTCTAACCATGTACGACGGAGAAGAGTATATATATTACACAATGAAAATTGGTGCAATGGGACTTTTAAACAAAAACATAGTGAAGGAAGAACTCTGCGATTCAATTAGAATGGTTGCGAACAAAATAAAATACTTTGGCAGAAAGTATACAAACGAAATGCTTGAAGAAATGGAGGCTAAATTTAAATCAAAAAAACAAAAGGAGCGTGTAGATATTTTAAGATTATCACCCAAAGAAAAACAAATACTTTATTATGTTAGTCAAGGTCTTACAAGCTTAGAAATATCCGATAAATTAAAAATTGGAAAAAGAACTATAGACACACACCGAGCAAGAATAATGCATAAAATGAAAATTAAAAGTTTACCCGAGTTTATCTCTTTTGCAATAAAAGTTTCCAACTTACAGCAAATTGAAAAAAAACAATGATATGTTATGCCGCCTGTATACTTCACATTGTACTATAATATAATTGTTGTTTCTGTTATTTTATGGCTTTTACCGCCAATAAGGAACTATAAGACTAACTTCTTTATTTACTTTTTGGTATATGCAATTTCTGATCCAATTGCAATAATTCTATCAAAGTTTCACTTATGGGGCTCAATTACAACATTTAGTATTCTTTCTTACTTCATTTTATTGTCACTAAAAAAATTTACAAGCAATTCCAAACTATATGATGTAATACTGGTTTTTACATTCTGTCTTACACTGTTTATTGTCTTTTTTGAAAAGGGATACAGTTATGCTGTCTTTATATTAATGCACTTCTTTATTTTTTTTACTATTCTAAGAAAAACTATTCTAAACATAGCACAAACATTTACTATAAACATATTTTACTTTGTAATACTTTTTTATGAAGCAACAACAATTATAAAATTCCTTATATCATTACTTGACACCCAGCATGGTAAAATTCAATTGTTAGTTGTGGGTACATTTCAAATTTTGTTTGCTGTTTTTTTTACAATATTTAACGAAAACAGCCGTAAGATGAAAGTTAAGTTAAAAGTAGAAGCCAAATCCTAAAAGTTATTCTTTCCAAATAAAATCAAACAAAAGATAAGAAGCTGTTAGCATAATTACATCGTAACAAATTAAAACTGCAATTTCAACAAGGGATGAAGGGATAGAATTGCCATCCATAGAAAATTTAGTTAATTCCAATAAAGTAAGTATCAGAGGAAGTAATATGGGGAAGGAAAGAACCGGATAAAGTGTTCCTTTAGAACTTGCTTTTGATATTATTGCTGCAATAATTGTCGATGAAACAGCAATGCCTATATTACCCAAAAAAAATGCAATCAAAAAAAGAAGAAAGTTCTTTATTGCAAATGAAGGAAAAAATAAAAAAAACAAAATTGTTATAACAACATTCATAAGAAAGACAAGTATTAAATTAAATATTAACTTGCCCGAGAAGATGGTTGATGGAGCTGCTATTAATTGCAATGTCATTGTTGTACCGCGTTCTTCTTCGGAAACAAATGCTCTTGCCAAGCCAGACATAGCAGAGAAAAAAATTACCACCCATAATAATCCTCCAGTAAGGTATTCAGAAATTTTTTCACTTCCAATTGAAAACAAAATTACACTTATCGTCACAAGTATAAACATAGCAAGTGCATTAATTGCATATCTTGTTCTCAGTTCCGACTGCCAATCTTTTTTAAAGATTGAATAAGCTTTCATAAATCTTTTCTATATTTTCTTAAATCAATTATTTCGCTGCAAAGCGCAAGGTCATTGTCATCGTTGCTTGCAATAATTATAAGCTTTTCGTTAGCCTGTTCGTTTAACAATTCGTATACTTTTTCTTTACCCTCATTATCTAAATTAGAAGTAGGCTCGTCTAACAAAATAAGTTCGGGCGAGTGAATGATTGCAAAAATAAATTTCAGCCTTTGTTTCATCCCTGAAGAATAGCTTTTTACAAAATCATCTTTGCGGTCGTACAAACCAAGTTTATTAAACAAATAATTTTTCTTTTCGTTGTCATATCTTACGCCGCGAATGCGGGAAAAGAAATTGAGATTTTCTTCTGCAGTAAATTCATCATAAAGAAAAAGGTATGGTGCTGTAAAACCTATATGGTTATGAAGTTTTTCCGGCTCTATGGTATGAGAGTTGAAATAATGAAAAACTTTACCTTTAGTGGGTGATAATAATCCCAAAATAATTTTTGATAAAGTAGACTTTCCCGCGCCATTAGGACCAGCTATTCCATATATTTTAGCCGGATAAAATTTGTAATCAAGTTCATCAAAAATTAATCTTCTTCCGTAAATCTTTGTTACTTTCTGTAATTCTAAGTTGTACTCAATCATTATAAATTACAAATTTTCCTTTTTTTGTATTCTCGCCAGACTTTGTTACATAAAAATAAACACCTGTCGGAAGCCTGTTACCATTATTATCCAGCCCATTCCAGCTTACAACAAATTTGTCAAAAGCTTGTATTTTCTTTTGCGATGAATATACTAACTTCATACTTATCGAATAAATATACAGGTCAGCATAACCATTGTTATCCTTGCTAACAGGAATATAAAGACTGCTGTTAGCGGAATATTTAAACGGCTGCGGGTAGCAGAAATCAATTTCACTTCTTTTTATAATTCCATCATTAACAGGCACATAGTTAAAAATATTTGACTCTGATAGATAGTCGGGCTTGCTTGTTTCTAAAAGTGAATAAAAACCATCGATAACTGTTTTACTTCCAGAAAAAGGAACAGAAGAATAATAGTAAGTGAGACTTAGCAAATTTGAGTTAGAATTAATGCCGCTGTAGACATCAGAATTGGATATCACTGCAACCATTGTATCGTTGAAGTTATTGAAATAAACAAAGTTAAGAGAGACAGGCGAAGTATTAAGCATTAATGAGTTTTTGTTTTTATCATACGCTAAGTTCATAATTGGCTTTACAAGAGGGTAATTAGCAGCTTCTTTAAAATATTTCCCTGGTACACTCCTAAAATTTGTGAAATAAATCCACTGTCCAAATAAATTAAATTCAATTTTAAAGTTAGAATTGTTCTCTTGAATTGCTGCGCTAATTGAGATTAAAGCGCGGTTGTGAGCTTTCATTAATTCCCAAGTTCTTTTTATAATATTCACACCAAAACGGTCAGCTAAAAAGATATTCCAAATAGCTAAATTATATCCGCTGTTAGCTGAAAAACTTCTTCCTGGATTTGAAAAATATGAAGACATATAAAAATAATAGTCGTTAACATCGTTGAACACAAACTCTTCCATTGATGAAGATGTAATTTCATAATAATACTGGTCAGAAGAACGGTAGATGTAATTGCCCATTTGAATTGCATGATGCATTTCATGGGCAACTGTTACGCGTGCAGCATTGATTCTTTTTGTATTATAGTTAGAATAATCATTATCAATTACAATAAAACTTGTATAAGTGCTGTCGCCTATAAGCTGGTCGATTTCTGTATAACCATAAAATCCGTTTGAAAGATTTTGAATATAAATATCGTAAAGATTGTCACCTCCTGCACCATTATCAGGGGGTGGCGCTGGATAGCCTAGTATATTTACTTCGTAATTATATGCTGAGTCTACAGCTATAGCCAAAGAATCCAAGTAAATTTTCTTATAAAAAATTATTTGCTCTGGTGTTATGTTCTTGCGTACCTCATCAGGTATATAATCAGGGTAATCAGATTTATTAAAATGAATTCTAAACTTTCCATTTGGAGTAACAAAGCTTGTATCTGTTGCCGGTCTTTGTAAAAGTGAGGTTATTTCTTTTCGTCTTTTTAAATCATAGTTCTGTAAATTTTGTATAACTTGGTTTATTATTCCCGTTGCACATTTCTCTGTATCTAACGTAATATTTGTTTGTGACTGTATTGAAAAAACGTGAACACCTTTAACAGACAATAATCTTAGATAAAGGCTATCTAAATTTTGCGAGTAAAGATGTGCTAAAGGGAAAAAGATTATTATAAGTTTTAGTAGTGATTTCATTATTCAAGATTCTTAAATTCAACAGCATTTGATTTAGTAGTAGAAATAATTAAATAACTATCTCTTTTTATTGAGGTAGCAAAATAATTACTTATATCTTGCAATTCAATTAATTTGCCTCGTTTAGCTGTTTTATCTCCTTTTGCAAATTCGTACTTAATTAGCTTTGATTCATCTTTATCGTAATAAAACAAAGTGTAAGTTTTACTTCGTGCATCATAAAGAACATTAAAAAAGTTTTTGGGGCAGGCAATTTTAGAGTTGTCAATTTTAACGGGCTGAGTTTTAATTTGATAAAAGGCAAATAATTTTTCGTTTAACCAATAGAGTAATATAGGTATGGAATTCTTTACCCTATTTTCTAAGGTAATTAGAATTGTATGCGTTACATCCTTATAAGGCACATGGTAAAGTTCTTCTTCCTTATAATTCTTCAATTGATTTGTAGTTCGGTAAAAATGAATTTCATTATTAATTTTTGCTATCCAATAAATTTCCACAGAACTGTTAATATCAATAAGAGCATCTTCTGAATAACTGCCAATAGTTATAATTCCTTCGCTTACGAAACGAAAGTCCTTGTAAACAAACTTTTGTAAAAGCAATTTAGAACCACTATTAAGCAGCGCATAAATCGTTTGATTTTCGTATTCATTGCTCGTATGAAATTTAGCATCGTAAATGGGATAAGGTGTATAAAAGACTTTCCTAGAAAACTTATGGTCTTCAGAGTCAATAGAGAGCAGTTCAATTTTTCTTTCTCCTGTTTTAAAAAGGAGCAAATCTTTTTTACCGCCTTCAAGATAACTTACATCAATGTTAGTGTAATCGTCAGAAATAGGATATTCATTGTAAGTAGCTACAATTCCATTTTTTTGCACCGAAAGTACAATCATCTTAAGTCTTACAGTATCAACAATAAAGTAATTTCTTTCATTTTGCTTA encodes:
- a CDS encoding NOL1/NOP2/sun family putative RNA methylase; this encodes MIELSEKIAEYIKKFFGENYLKNYRDFFYSTPNYYIRLFNSNEKKNEIIEQLNNYGIQLLPVNNIANAYQIIKGNEIIGKTFHFILGKYYIQSLSSMIPPLVLNPSKNDIVLDLCAAPGSKTTQLAEIMHNEGTLIANEISIDRIKSLVFNIEKLNLLNVGVINEKGEALSKIFDNYFDKILVDAPCSALGILQKKGEVNNWWNENKIPQFSNLQYRLLLSAAKMCKVGGEIVYSTCTLSLEENELVVNKLINNYPLEVEEINLPLPSHQAFTIYGNEKLNPSLANARRILPWEVNSEGFFIAKLRKIGEIYSEVNDNLVLNKLSLRNLNDPSVKNYLNNVKSSFCIDDTVFENYNYLLKRNEIFFVNKDWHTKYHIDFVRIGARLGLIDKDNKLQLYSLAAQVLGKHIKKNIVKLESLEDLKIYLKGGLIKKSFSELGQKLVMYNDEIIGTAVATKEGLKSQFPRNFRTQEIVFPGS
- a CDS encoding TolB family protein → MIYINNLKMNVVRSALIYLLAEFVFVTINFAQQDSYKPLKDSLRYTGEYHLRNIRQLTFGGNNAEAYWSFDDKQIIFQSDWSQINSQPCDQIFKMNADGSPYKNGMKYMLVSTGKGRTTCGYFLKDGKIIYSSTHASNENCPETKMFAEGRYVWPILDSYDIYIANEDGSNLSLLIGGKGYDAEATVSPDGKYIVFTSTRSGDLELWRYDLQSKEYLRLTNTLGYDGGAFFSRDSKKIVWRASRPVGKDAENYKKLLSQGYVEPKELNIFVADADGKNARQVTHLPGANWAPFFHPDGKKILFSSNHHTLHKGGRIFDIFMINVDGTGLEQITHSETFDAFPMFSYDGKHLIFCSNRRADRKFSHETNVFIADWIEEPQKVDMNFKSVR
- the lgt gene encoding prolipoprotein diacylglyceryl transferase, with amino-acid sequence MMLNFIYWDVSPIIFSWGPITVRWYGLLFATSFLVGYYIMAYIFKKEGKDENDLNDLIWYMILGTVIGARLGHVLFYNPSYYLSNPIEILEIWKGGLASHGAGIGILIAIYLYSRKKSAQSFLWTIDRIVITVALAGFFIRTGNLFNSEIIGKPSDLPWAFIFASVDDIPRHPTQIYEALAYLSIFIFLFSFYKKKFGQLKEGLIFGLFLITVFGFRFCVEFLKENQSQFEQYLPLNMGQLLSIPFIAAGIYFVLRKETKKLKIDLHK
- a CDS encoding ATP-binding protein — its product is MEDILKVIYNFSSPVVYSFLIIATIFLLIYYFYKYLLIPTVIKVNKEKETLELQHARMMALFAELDPDPLIRIDSNGKIIQTNEAAKKVFGDLLLNEKNIAEVLPINENQIKESITKNTSIILTEKIANKHYTVLLRGEPNFNIAQVYFRDITDRKKYEEMLIKSEKRLRQLSERTSELIEEERQRIARELHDGIGQNLSFLRLKMLSLVESKNNLNNVKYVNQLIELLENSIAELKEISYKLKPRIIEEMGLNLAIEHLVEKITRESNIKGSFNVSGLTKRLDYNLEIYIYRIIQEALNNIIKHSQATEFNIQITFEKGLIRIMTSDNGKGFDVDKALNNNGKLNGMGLINIQERIKNYGGKFKIDSQLEKGTVLIIEIPFKQTKRWKTKVK
- a CDS encoding response regulator → MENKSKIEILIADDHSLFRSGIISLLNEVKDIQVIGEASNGKELIQKYFLLRPDVILIDISMPEISGIDAFKQIKKRDKNVKALFLTMYDGEEYIYYTMKIGAMGLLNKNIVKEELCDSIRMVANKIKYFGRKYTNEMLEEMEAKFKSKKQKERVDILRLSPKEKQILYYVSQGLTSLEISDKLKIGKRTIDTHRARIMHKMKIKSLPEFISFAIKVSNLQQIEKKQ
- a CDS encoding heme exporter protein CcmB, with product MKAYSIFKKDWQSELRTRYAINALAMFILVTISVILFSIGSEKISEYLTGGLLWVVIFFSAMSGLARAFVSEEERGTTMTLQLIAAPSTIFSGKLIFNLILVFLMNVVITILFFLFFPSFAIKNFLLFLIAFFLGNIGIAVSSTIIAAIISKASSKGTLYPVLSFPILLPLILTLLELTKFSMDGNSIPSSLVEIAVLICYDVIMLTASYLLFDFIWKE
- a CDS encoding ATP-binding cassette domain-containing protein, encoding MIEYNLELQKVTKIYGRRLIFDELDYKFYPAKIYGIAGPNGAGKSTLSKIILGLLSPTKGKVFHYFNSHTIEPEKLHNHIGFTAPYLFLYDEFTAEENLNFFSRIRGVRYDNEKKNYLFNKLGLYDRKDDFVKSYSSGMKQRLKFIFAIIHSPELILLDEPTSNLDNEGKEKVYELLNEQANEKLIIIASNDDNDLALCSEIIDLRKYRKDL
- a CDS encoding MXAN_6640 family putative metalloprotease, giving the protein MKSLLKLIIIFFPLAHLYSQNLDSLYLRLLSVKGVHVFSIQSQTNITLDTEKCATGIINQVIQNLQNYDLKRRKEITSLLQRPATDTSFVTPNGKFRIHFNKSDYPDYIPDEVRKNITPEQIIFYKKIYLDSLAIAVDSAYNYEVNILGYPAPPPDNGAGGDNLYDIYIQNLSNGFYGYTEIDQLIGDSTYTSFIVIDNDYSNYNTKRINAARVTVAHEMHHAIQMGNYIYRSSDQYYYEITSSSMEEFVFNDVNDYYFYMSSYFSNPGRSFSANSGYNLAIWNIFLADRFGVNIIKRTWELMKAHNRALISISAAIQENNSNFKIEFNLFGQWIYFTNFRSVPGKYFKEAANYPLVKPIMNLAYDKNKNSLMLNTSPVSLNFVYFNNFNDTMVAVISNSDVYSGINSNSNLLSLTYYYSSVPFSGSKTVIDGFYSLLETSKPDYLSESNIFNYVPVNDGIIKRSEIDFCYPQPFKYSANSSLYIPVSKDNNGYADLYIYSISMKLVYSSQKKIQAFDKFVVSWNGLDNNGNRLPTGVYFYVTKSGENTKKGKFVIYND